The Leptotrichia trevisanii DSM 22070 DNA segment TCCCATTAAGATTGATGTCCCCGTTTGCCTGAGTTTCCCCTGACAATTTTATTTTAGACGCATTAATATTAATCCCCTTGTCAGAACTTGCAAGCTCACTTTGAGCATATTCAGTCCCGTTTATTTCAATTCCGTTACCCTTTATCTTGGCTACATTGATTTTCCCGTCAGCCGTAATCTCAAGCTTTGTGTCCCTTGAATAGATAAGTCCATTGGAGTTTACCCCTGCCCCCTTGTCCGTGCTGACTATCTTTATTTGGCCTGCATACATTGATCCAAGATTGCTTGCGTCAATTGCAACTGAATTTATTCCATTTTTAGAAGTTACAGTTCCGTTAGAGTCAACAGTATTTTCCCCCAAAGTTACATCAACCCTGTTCCCAACAAGATTGCCCTGTAATTCCATAGCCTTTGCAATAACGTTTACATAATCGGTATTAGTCGCATCAAAGCCATTAGCTCCAATGACAACTCTTCCCTTTTCGACATCAATTCCAATTACATCTCCGTCCTTTAACTTCACTCTTCCAGTTGTTGGAATAAAGTTTTTAATGTTAATTGTCCCTGCACCGTTTAAATATATTCCATTTTCATTGCTTAAGATTACGTTTACTTTCTGCCTGCTGAGAGCCTCGATATATCCCTCAATCTGAGAACGGTTTGCCCCATTAACCTGAAGCAGGATAAGATTGGCGGCCTGATTCGGCCCAAGATTTGGATTTGCATTGATAATTCCTGCGAGATGGCTTCTGCCGATGTTGTCGGCATTGTTAAGAACCTGCCCCTCACGTCCCACATTGTACTCTAAAAACTCGTTAATACTTACACCACGGCCATTCGGAGTGGAAATATTAACGACAGGCACGCCATTCTGGGATCTGTCAAGGCTTGTGTTGTACCTTGAATTAGGATCAACCTGAAGTCCATCAGCAAGAATGTTAAAGCTAAATACGTTTAAAAGTAATGCCGCAGTTAATTTACGTAATATCTTACTTTTTCCTCTCATTTTTTCATCTCCTTTCGATATTTTTAACCAATTGAAAAAATTTTAATTAAAATTACTATTTCTATTTTGAATTATTATCTAAAAACTTACTTTCAAGGAACCGCTAAAATACATTTCCTGCTTCTTAGGACTTAAATACTCCGAATGTGCCATAGGCTTTGCATATCCAAAGTCAAAATCAAACATTTTTGTATCAAACCTGATCCCAGCTGTCATCCCAGTTACATATCCAGTCCTGCACCTGCTGTGGATAAGATTTGCGGCCTGATTTGGCCCAAGATTTGGATTTGCGTTGATGATTCCTGCGAGATGGCTTCTGCCGATGTTGTCGGCATTGTTAAGAACCTGCCCCTCACGTCCCACATTGTACTCTAAAAACTCGTTAATACTTACACCACGGCCATTCGGAGTGGAAATATTAACGACAGGCACGCCATTCTGAGCCCTGTCAAGGCTTGTGTTGTACCTTGAATTAGGATCAACCTGAAGTCCGTCGGCAAGAATGTTGAAGCTGAATACGTTCAGTAATAAAGCCGCAGTTAATTTACGTAATATCTTACTTTTTCCTCTCATTTTTTCATCTCCTTTCGATATTTTTACCAATTGAAAAAGTCTAAAATTCTTATTAATTGCAATTTGAAATTTTGTATTATTTTTTTTACTAATTGAAAATATTTTAATTAAAATTATTATTTTTATTTTGAGTTATTATCTAAAAACTTACTTTCAAGGAACCACTAAAATACATTTCCTGCTTCTTAGGGCTTAAATACTCTGAATGTGCCATAGGCTTTGCATATCCAAAGTCAAAATCAAATATTTTTGTATCAAACCTGATTCCAGCCGTCATCCCAGTTACATATCCAGTCCTGTATTTAGATTTATCCCTGTTGTACTTTGCAGCCCCGTATCCATAATTAACATATGGAGAAACAACCGCAAATTTCTTAACTGGAATATTATATGCCAGCTCATTGCTGATTTCTATAGCCTTATCTCCCTGAATAGATTCTCTTGTATGATAGCCTCCAACACTTCCGACTCCGCCTATTGTCTGTCTTTCACTTCCATAAAGCACATCATTTGAATAGCTTCCATAAACATTTGCTCTATATACAAATTTATTTGTTATCGGCTTGTAGTAGCTAAGGTTTACATCATATTTATGAAACTGTGCCTTTGGGGTAGTTTCTATCTTCCCGTTATCCCTTTCAGCATTAAATATTTTAAGTCCTCTCTCATACCCAACAGAACTTCCAAAAATTCCTCCAAAAAGTGAAGTAGTAGTATTAAGACTTACTGTACCAACAGCAAGTTTTCTGTCAGACAATACAGATTTTTCAAGATAGCTCTGATTATGTTTTCTTTTAATCCCTAAATCAAGAGTAACCTTGCTTTTCTGATTCCTGAACAATATTTTTTCTAAATCAGCAGACAATGTATGACTGTTTGAATACATATCGTATACTGTATTTGCCGAATAGANNNNNNNNNNATTGTCTGCCTTTCACTTCCATAAAGCACATCATTTGAATAGCTTCCATAAACATTTGCCCTGTAGACAAATTTATTCGTTATGGGCTTGTAGTAACTAAGGTTCATGCTGTATTTATGGAACTGCGCCTTTGGCGTAGTATCTATCTTTCCGCTATCCCTTTCGGCATGAAATATTTTAAGCCCTCTCTCATATCCGAAAGAGCTTCCAAAAATTCCTCCAAAAAGTGAAGTAGTGGTATTAAGGCTCACTGTACCAACAGCAAGTTTTCTGTCAGACAATACAGACTTTTCAAGATAGCTCTGATTATGTCTTCTTCTAATTCCCAAATCAAGACCAATCTTGCTTTTCTGATTCCTGAACAATATTTTTTCTAAATCAGCAGACAATGTATGACTGTTTGAATACATATCGTATACTGTATTTGCCGAATAGAAGCTGCTTTCCTGAATACTTTTACTTGAATTAAGTTTTAAGGTGTAAGTCCTGAATTTCATTGTATATCCAAAATTAAACATGTCAAGCCGTCTTTTATATGGCAATGTGTCCCCTTTTAAAGGATCATAGCCAGCTGGCCCGATTGGCAAAATCTCCCCTGGCTGCAACTGCTCAATAGTCTTTTTCCAGCTTCTGTCGGGATCTTTTTTAGGAACTGTCATATATGTGAAATAGAAGTTGTCCCCAATTCCAAGAGGACTGTCAATATTAAGGTTAATACCTCTCCTCCATATTCCATTCTGCCTACTGTCCCCATAGTTGTTAGCTAAGATTCCGACAGTATATTTATTCTTTAATGTATTTTTTACTTCAATTCTTGAATAGTTAGCCTTTCTTCCAGGAAGAACTTCCATAGTCATATTGTTGGCATTAATTGAGTTAAAGTTGTCAGTTGCCGTGTCAATGTCCCTGATATTAAGGATTTTCCCTTTATTTTTAGAAAACATAAAAAATTCCTTATATTTATCAAGCCCATTGCCGGAATTAATCCTTATATCCTCAATTCTGCCGGCAACAATCTCCAAATTTAAAATCCCAGTGGTTAAATCATTATTCTTGTCAAAGTTTACAATAGATGTAGTATATCCTTTAGAAATTAGTTTATTTGTAAGATCTGTAAGAAGGTTTCTAATGTCATTGGAACTAAGTTCAAGATAGATATATTTTCCAATAATTCTATCCTTTTCTCTTTGAGATAACAGCTTATCATCATCTTTTAAATTAATCATTTTAATTAAAAATTTATTAGAATTGTTATTATCATTTTCAATTTCATTATTAATTTGTATCTGAGAATTATCAAATTTTGTATTCTCAAACTCTCTTTGCATTTTCTCCTGCTGCTGCTTGATTCTCTCCTGTTCAAGCTGTCTCTGCTGGATGTCAATAATTTTATTGGCTTCATTAACTGGAGCGGTAAAAGCAAGATTTGCAAGCAAAAACACACAAAAAATCATTATTTTTTTATATCCCAAAACTTACCTCCTTTTTAATAAAAGATTAAATCATACTAACATAAATTAAAAAAAAAGTCAAATTTGTATAAAAAAGTGTATTTAGAATTAATAATGAAGTTAGAATTTTAAGATAGGAATATTATTTAAAAAGATTCTCAGAAGAGCATAACGGGTTCAAATTCGTCATTAAAAAACTTTTTTGATTATTCCCCTTACCTAAAATGAAAAAATCGCCTAAAACTGATTTATGGGTAAATTTAGAAGTAATGTTATTTTTTCTAAATTTTTGAAAGTTATAGATGATGTTTTTTCATTCAGAAATTTTTATACAAATTCTTCGTTTTTTAAAAGGCACGCTTGTGTGTTTCCCTGTTAAACAGAAAACACTACCTGCATAAAATAAATTTTATGAGAAAGAATAACTGTATTCTTTAACAAAACAGTTAAAAAGTTTTATATGGATTTATGTTATTTTTTTCAGCTTGAAAGTTTTTGAAAAAACAGATTTTATTATTAATTAAAACATTACTTTTCTATCTCACATTGAATATCATTTCGCACGCGTGCGAAATGATAAGCAAATTCTAATATTCAAGCCCTCATATATGAGTTAAAGTACTTTTAAATTTTCAATAAGGAAGATTTAATGGATATACAGCTTAAAGACTAAAAAATATGAAATTTATTCTGATAAGCTTGTCAATGTATTTTAAAAATATATCTGAGAACGTCAGAAAGGGATTTAATTCATCGTAAAAAATTTTTTTGGTATGAAAGGTTGAATAAGAAGAAAAAATTGTTTAGGAAGGCTTATATTGAAAATTTAGATTTTTTTTATAAGGAACACTTACTTAAAATGTTTTAATTTTTATTTAAATGTTTCTTTGGTGTATTAAAAACGACATTTTACGAATATGGATTATTAAAATTTTGAATGTGCTAAAAATGAAGGGATTATTCATAAGGGTACTTTTTGTAACAATAAAAAATTTAAAAATCAATTCTTTTAAAAAAATATTTTAAAAGATTTTTATATCTTTTAAAATATTTTTTATCTTTTAGGTGTCCGCAAATGCCTATAAAAAAAGGATTTAGAGACTATTTAAAACAAGTTTTTACGACTTTAAAAACAAGCTTATTTTGAATTCTTGTCTTTATATAATATATATGATATAATAGTAAAAAGTTAAAAAGAGGTATGGTAATGAAAAATAAAATTGTAAAATATGATAATGATTTTAATACTGTAGGATTAAGAGGATTTACGGCTGAAGAACTTGACTTATTGATGACCATTCTTCATAGAGTAAGAAATAGGGAAATAGAAGAAATTAAGTTTTCTTATTATGATTTAAAGCAGTTAATAAAGTCTGAAAAAAAACCAACAATAGAACAATTTTCAAAATCAATAATGAATATTAATAAAAAATTATTAGCTCTTAATTTTACTCTTGTAGAAAACGATGAGATTATTCAATTTGCATTATTTAAAGAATTTAGAACGAGTTCTAAAAAACAGATTTTAACAGTTTCAGTTAGTGAGCGTTTTAAATTTTTATTAAATGATTTTGACCCTGGAAAGTGGACAAGATTTGAATTAGAAGAGTTTGTTGATTTAAAATCAAGTTATACGAAAGAATTTTATCGAAGAATGAAACAATTTAGAAGTACAGGCTTTTGGAAATGTGGCATTGAAGAATTTAGAAATTTACTTGATATTCCTGAAAAGTACAGGATTACTGATATAGATGCTTGGGTTTTAAAACCGATTCAAAAAGAATTAGGAGAAAAATACAACTTGAAAATTGAAAAAAAATATGGATTTTCTGGTGGACGAGGAAGAAGCAGAGTTACTGGATTTGAGTTTAAATTCTCCACTGAGAAAAAAGTAGATATTGTAGTAGATAATGAAGAAGAAGATAATCCAATTCCTTTGAGTAAACCTAGAAAACAAAAAAAGAAAGAAGAGATAAAAGTAGTTCCAGAAATAAAATCAAAAATAATTGAAGCTATCCCAAAACAAGAAAAAGAAAAAACTTTAAGAGAAAAAATAAAAGCAAAATTAGAAGATAACAATATGGAAATAGTAAAATTAAAAGCGATGTATGAAGGATTAAAAGGGAATGTTCAATTAAAAAAAATGACGGATCAATATCCAGGAAAAATTCAAAAAATAAAAGATATAAATATGCAATTAGAAGCAATTTTTGAAGCTGATGAGGAAAATCTTACACAAGAAATAATTGAATTAGCAGAGGAATTACTTGTTAGTAAAGTTTAGAAAAAAAGAAAAAAATTATTACTGTACCTCCAATTTCATATTCGAGATTGGAGGTATATTTTTTGTTTAAATTAACAAGAAAAGATAAAATATTATTTATTATTGTAGTTGTGATTTTATCTCCATTTTTTCAGTTTTTAATTGTCTGATTTTTCTTTGAAATTTTTTAATTTCTTTGTTTATTTCTTCAAGTCTTTTTGCATAATCTATTTCAACTTTTGATTTTAATTCTTTTATTATATTTGGAGCTTCTTTCGGATTATTTAAAATTTCTTCTATTTTTTCATCAGATAAATTTTCTGAGTTTTGATTAATATATTTTACAGTTCTTTTAGAACTTTTCAAGGCCATAGGATTTTCTCCATACTCCAAATATTGTTTATATTTCATAATAGAAATTGAAACCTGATCCTTAGACAAGCCCATACTTTTATACCATGCCATAAAAGAGCCATCTTTTTGTGTTTTAAATTTTTCCTGTGCTTCATATAAATATTTACACATTTCTTTTGTTCTATTTTGTATCAGATTCCAAGCCATATACAAATTATTTTCAATACTTCTTATTTCAGAAATAAAATTATCATCTGTTATTTCATAAGCTGAAAAATCAAAATTACTTTCATATTGTTTTATGCTTTCAATTGTTAATTC contains these protein-coding regions:
- a CDS encoding ShlB/FhaC/HecB family hemolysin secretion/activation protein is translated as YSANTVYDMYSNSHTLSADLEKILFRNQKSKVTLDLGIKRKHNQSYLEKSVLSDRKLAVGTVSLNTTTSLFGGIFGSSVGYERGLKIFNAERDNGKIETTPKAQFHKYDVNLSYYKPITNKFVYRANVYGSYSNDVLYGSERQTIGGVGSVGGYHTRESIQGDKAIEISNELAYNIPVKKFAVVSPYVNYGYGAAKYNRDKSKYRTGYVTGMTAGIRFDTKIFDFDFGYAKPMAHSEYLSPKKQEMYFSGSLKVSF
- a CDS encoding ShlB/FhaC/HecB family hemolysin secretion/activation protein; this translates as MGYKKIMIFCVFLLANLAFTAPVNEANKIIDIQQRQLEQERIKQQQEKMQREFENTKFDNSQIQINNEIENDNNNSNKFLIKMINLKDDDKLLSQREKDRIIGKYIYLELSSNDIRNLLTDLTNKLISKGYTTSIVNFDKNNDLTTGILNLEIVAGRIEDIRINSGNGLDKYKEFFMFSKNKGKILNIRDIDTATDNFNSINANNMTMEVLPGRKANYSRIEVKNTLKNKYTVGILANNYGDSRQNGIWRRGINLNIDSPLGIGDNFYFTYMTVPKKDPDRSWKKTIEQLQPGEILPIGPAGYDPLKGDTLPYKRRLDMFNFGYTMKFRTYTLKLNSSKSIQESSFYSANTVYDMYSNSHTLSADLEKILFRNQKSKIGLDLGIRRRHNQSYLEKSVLSDRKLAVGTVSLNTTTSLFGGIFGSSFGYERGLKIFHAERDSGKIDTTPKAQFHKYSMNLSYYKPITNKFVYRANVYGSYSNDVLYGSERQT
- a CDS encoding replication initiation protein, which encodes MKNKIVKYDNDFNTVGLRGFTAEELDLLMTILHRVRNREIEEIKFSYYDLKQLIKSEKKPTIEQFSKSIMNINKKLLALNFTLVENDEIIQFALFKEFRTSSKKQILTVSVSERFKFLLNDFDPGKWTRFELEEFVDLKSSYTKEFYRRMKQFRSTGFWKCGIEEFRNLLDIPEKYRITDIDAWVLKPIQKELGEKYNLKIEKKYGFSGGRGRSRVTGFEFKFSTEKKVDIVVDNEEEDNPIPLSKPRKQKKKEEIKVVPEIKSKIIEAIPKQEKEKTLREKIKAKLEDNNMEIVKLKAMYEGLKGNVQLKKMTDQYPGKIQKIKDINMQLEAIFEADEENLTQEIIELAEELLVSKV